Proteins encoded within one genomic window of Bacillus sp. 1NLA3E:
- the secG gene encoding preprotein translocase subunit SecG — MHALLVTLLVIVCIGLIVVVLLQSGKSAGLSGAISGGAEQLFGKQKARGIDLVLHRITIVLSVLFFILTILVSYFKL, encoded by the coding sequence ATGCACGCATTATTGGTTACCCTTTTAGTCATCGTATGTATTGGTCTAATTGTGGTAGTACTTCTTCAATCAGGGAAAAGCGCAGGTCTTTCTGGAGCAATATCTGGAGGCGCAGAACAATTATTTGGAAAACAGAAAGCACGGGGCATCGATTTGGTACTCCACCGCATCACCATTGTTTTGTCAGTATTGTTTTTCATTTTGACGATTTTAGTTAGTTATTTCAAACTCTAA
- a CDS encoding DUF3231 family protein — MAHFSETCTDPEIKTIIEETIRIAKNHMSTVEQLFLQEGIVVPEEFKVEKHVIPNAPKLFSDLFYITYVLEMCKFGVGSHTAGFTASAWKDVRLLYKNFIR, encoded by the coding sequence ATGGCTCACTTTTCGGAGACATGTACTGATCCTGAAATCAAAACTATTATCGAAGAAACCATCCGGATTGCTAAAAATCATATGAGTACCGTTGAACAGTTATTTTTACAAGAGGGAATTGTTGTTCCAGAAGAGTTTAAGGTTGAGAAACATGTTATTCCAAATGCACCAAAACTATTCTCTGACTTATTCTACATAACATATGTGCTTGAAATGTGTAAATTTGGAGTTGGTTCACACACTGCAGGTTTTACAGCTTCAGCATGGAAAGATGTACGGTTACTGTACAAAAACTTTATAAGATGA
- a CDS encoding nuclease-related domain-containing protein, with amino-acid sequence MADKNRIRPRKLYFNEAALRRVPPNHPKIHFIAEDSRRREAGYAGEKRVDTILENLPKKNYHILQGLRLANEAESHFQIDNVLLSPTHLLTIEVKNLAGELTFDRKAGQLIQKIDNKKMVMKIRSCKLSSKFTS; translated from the coding sequence TTGGCTGATAAGAATCGAATAAGACCCCGAAAACTCTACTTTAATGAAGCCGCTTTAAGACGTGTCCCTCCAAATCACCCCAAAATCCATTTTATTGCAGAAGACAGCCGACGACGAGAAGCTGGATACGCTGGAGAAAAAAGGGTAGATACCATTTTAGAAAACCTCCCTAAAAAGAATTACCACATCCTGCAAGGTCTTCGTTTAGCAAATGAAGCTGAATCCCACTTTCAAATTGATAATGTTTTGCTTTCCCCTACCCACTTGCTCACAATTGAAGTTAAAAACTTAGCTGGAGAATTGACCTTTGACAGAAAAGCGGGTCAGCTTATCCAAAAAATCGATAATAAAAAAATGGTTATGAAGATCCGCTCTTGCAAGCTGAGCTCCAAATTTACCAGTTAA
- the gpmI gene encoding 2,3-bisphosphoglycerate-independent phosphoglycerate mutase, protein MSKAPVALIILDGFGCRNENKGNAVAQANKPNFDRFWKTFPHNHLSASGEAVGLPEGQMGNSEVGHLNIGAGRVVYQSLTRVNVAIREGEFEKNETLVGAINHAKKEGTSLHLFGLLSDGGVHSHITHMFALLRLAAAEGIKKVYVHAFLDGRDVGPQTASGYIQSTLDEMKEIGVGEFASVSGRYYSMDRDKRWERVEKSYRAMVYGEGPAYTNPLDVVTDSYEKGIHDEFILPSVITKENGEPVATIQDNDAVIFYNFRPDRAIQISNTFTNEDFRSFDRGEKHPKNLFFVCMTHFSETVDGYVAFKPTNLDNTIGEVLAQNNLTQLRIAETEKYPHVTFFMNGGREAEFPGEERILIASPKVATYDLKPEMSAYEVTDALVDAINADKFDVILLNYANPDMVGHSGMLEPTIKAIETVDECLGRVVDLILAKGGTAIITADHGNADEVVTLEGNPMTAHTTAPVPVIVTKAGGELRQGGILADLAPTILDLIGIAKPAEMTGTSLIK, encoded by the coding sequence ATGAGTAAAGCACCTGTAGCATTAATTATTTTAGACGGTTTTGGGTGCCGGAATGAGAATAAGGGAAATGCAGTAGCACAAGCAAACAAACCAAATTTTGATCGTTTTTGGAAAACCTTTCCGCATAATCATTTAAGTGCAAGCGGTGAAGCTGTAGGGTTACCAGAAGGTCAAATGGGGAATTCTGAGGTTGGCCACTTAAATATTGGTGCTGGCCGGGTTGTTTACCAAAGTTTGACACGCGTGAATGTGGCAATCCGTGAGGGTGAATTTGAAAAAAATGAAACGCTTGTTGGGGCAATAAATCACGCTAAAAAAGAAGGAACGAGCCTTCACCTGTTTGGTTTACTTTCTGATGGTGGAGTACACAGTCATATTACCCATATGTTTGCGTTACTTCGTTTAGCTGCAGCAGAGGGAATCAAAAAAGTGTATGTTCATGCCTTTTTAGATGGTCGTGATGTGGGTCCACAAACGGCTAGCGGTTATATTCAATCAACATTGGATGAAATGAAAGAAATTGGTGTTGGTGAATTTGCTAGTGTTTCAGGTCGTTATTATTCAATGGACCGCGATAAGCGGTGGGAACGGGTTGAAAAATCATATCGTGCCATGGTATACGGTGAAGGTCCTGCTTACACAAATCCGCTGGATGTTGTGACGGATTCCTATGAGAAAGGGATCCATGATGAGTTCATCCTACCTTCTGTTATCACTAAGGAAAATGGCGAACCAGTTGCAACAATTCAAGACAATGATGCCGTGATTTTCTATAATTTCCGACCTGACCGGGCGATTCAGATTTCTAATACGTTTACCAATGAGGACTTCCGCTCGTTCGATCGTGGCGAAAAGCATCCGAAAAATTTATTTTTCGTTTGTATGACCCATTTCAGTGAAACCGTTGATGGCTATGTTGCCTTTAAACCAACTAACTTGGATAACACTATCGGAGAAGTTTTGGCGCAAAACAACTTAACGCAGCTTCGTATCGCCGAAACGGAAAAATATCCGCACGTCACCTTCTTTATGAATGGTGGACGTGAAGCAGAGTTTCCTGGCGAAGAACGAATTTTGATTGCCTCTCCAAAGGTGGCAACTTATGACCTTAAGCCGGAAATGAGCGCTTATGAAGTAACGGATGCACTTGTTGATGCCATAAACGCTGATAAGTTTGATGTCATCCTGTTAAATTATGCTAATCCTGATATGGTTGGACATTCTGGTATGCTTGAGCCAACAATTAAAGCGATTGAGACCGTTGATGAGTGTTTAGGACGGGTAGTTGATTTGATCCTTGCAAAAGGCGGAACAGCTATTATTACGGCCGATCATGGGAATGCTGATGAAGTGGTAACTCTTGAAGGTAATCCGATGACAGCTCATACCACTGCTCCAGTTCCCGTTATTGTTACCAAAGCTGGTGGTGAACTTCGTCAAGGCGGAATTCTTGCGGATTTAGCTCCTACCATTCTTGACCTAATAGGGATTGCTAAACCAGCTGAAATGACTGGAACTTCATTAATTAAGTAG
- the tpiA gene encoding triose-phosphate isomerase produces the protein MRKPIIAGNWKMQKTLSEAKSFMEHVNELVPSKEKVDSVVCAPALFLEQLVTISKGFDVEIGAQNMHFEKSGAFTGEISPVALADIGVKYVIIGHSERREMFNETDDSVNKKAHAAFAHGLIPIVCCGETLEQREAGQTNELVGAQVKKGLAGLTEEQVKQTVIAYEPIWAIGTGRSSSAADANEVCAYIRQVVGEQFSQEVAQAVRIQYGGSVKPENIKEYMAQPDIDGALVGGASLEAESYLQLLEAGSNE, from the coding sequence ATGCGCAAACCGATTATTGCTGGAAACTGGAAAATGCAAAAAACTCTTTCAGAAGCAAAAAGTTTTATGGAGCATGTAAATGAATTAGTCCCTTCAAAAGAAAAGGTAGATTCTGTTGTCTGCGCTCCAGCTTTGTTTCTTGAGCAACTCGTGACGATTTCAAAAGGCTTTGATGTTGAAATCGGTGCACAAAATATGCACTTTGAAAAAAGCGGTGCTTTCACAGGTGAAATCAGCCCAGTAGCATTGGCTGATATTGGTGTAAAATATGTTATTATTGGTCACTCAGAACGTCGTGAAATGTTTAACGAAACAGACGATAGTGTGAACAAAAAAGCGCATGCTGCTTTTGCACATGGGCTAATACCAATCGTATGTTGTGGTGAAACTTTAGAACAACGTGAAGCAGGACAAACAAATGAATTAGTTGGCGCTCAAGTGAAAAAGGGCTTAGCTGGTTTAACTGAAGAACAAGTTAAACAAACAGTTATTGCATATGAACCAATCTGGGCAATCGGTACAGGTAGATCCTCTTCTGCAGCAGATGCAAATGAGGTATGTGCTTATATTCGCCAGGTGGTTGGAGAACAATTTTCGCAAGAAGTAGCACAAGCGGTACGGATTCAGTACGGCGGCAGCGTGAAACCAGAAAACATCAAAGAATATATGGCACAACCAGACATCGACGGAGCCTTAGTTGGCGGCGCGAGCTTAGAGGCTGAATCTTACCTGCAATTATTGGAGGCAGGATCAAATGAGTAA
- the smpB gene encoding SsrA-binding protein SmpB — protein sequence MPKGEGKVVAQNKKANHDYFIEETYEAGIVLQGTEIKSIRAGRVNLKDSYARILNGEMFLYSMHVSPYEQGNRFNHDPLRTRKLLLHKKQIATLIGETKEAGYALVPLKMYLKNGFAKVLIGLGKGKKNYDKREDLKQKEAKREIARVFRDKQKM from the coding sequence ATGCCAAAAGGCGAGGGTAAGGTTGTCGCACAGAATAAAAAAGCAAACCATGATTACTTTATTGAAGAAACATATGAAGCGGGAATTGTCCTTCAGGGAACCGAGATTAAGTCAATCCGTGCCGGCCGCGTTAATTTAAAGGATTCATATGCCCGGATTCTCAATGGAGAAATGTTTCTATACAGTATGCACGTTAGCCCATATGAGCAGGGAAATCGCTTTAATCATGATCCACTAAGAACGAGAAAGCTGTTGCTTCATAAAAAGCAGATTGCGACTTTAATTGGTGAAACGAAAGAAGCTGGCTATGCGCTTGTTCCACTAAAAATGTACTTAAAAAATGGATTTGCAAAAGTTTTAATTGGTCTCGGAAAAGGGAAAAAGAATTATGATAAACGTGAAGACTTAAAGCAGAAGGAAGCTAAGCGTGAAATTGCTCGTGTATTTCGCGATAAGCAGAAGATGTAA
- the eno gene encoding phosphopyruvate hydratase: MPFIQEVYAREVLDSRGNPTVEVEVLTESGSFGRALVPSGASTGEYEAVELRDGDKSRYLGKGVLKAVSNVNDIIAEAVIGMDVTDQVGIDRTMIELDGTENKGKLGANAILGVSMACAHAAADLVGLPLYRYLGGFNAKQLPTPMMNIINGGSHADNNVDFQEFMILPVGAPSFKEAIRMGAEVFHSLKKVLSGKGLNTAVGDEGGFAPNLGSNREALEVIIEAIKAAGYEPGKDIFLGMDVASSEFFNKKTGKYDLAGEGRTGLTSEEMVTFYEELVNEFPILSIEDGLDENDWEGHKLLTDRIGSRVQLVGDDLFVTNTKKLAEGIEKGISNSILIKVNQIGTLTETFEAIEMAKRAGYTAVVSHRSGETEDATIADIAVATNAGQIKTGSMSRTDRIAKYNQLLRIEDDLGELAVYDGLKSFYNLKK; the protein is encoded by the coding sequence ATGCCATTTATCCAAGAAGTGTATGCTCGTGAAGTACTTGATTCCCGCGGGAATCCAACAGTTGAGGTTGAAGTATTAACAGAATCAGGTTCATTTGGTCGCGCTCTAGTTCCATCTGGTGCTTCTACAGGTGAATATGAAGCAGTTGAGCTTCGTGACGGCGACAAATCCCGTTACCTTGGAAAAGGTGTTTTAAAAGCTGTAAGTAACGTAAATGATATCATCGCTGAAGCTGTTATCGGCATGGACGTAACTGACCAAGTTGGAATCGACCGCACGATGATCGAGCTTGACGGTACAGAAAACAAAGGTAAATTAGGAGCTAACGCTATTCTTGGTGTTTCTATGGCTTGTGCACACGCTGCAGCTGATTTAGTGGGTCTTCCATTATATCGTTACCTTGGTGGATTCAATGCGAAGCAATTACCAACTCCAATGATGAACATCATCAACGGTGGTTCTCACGCGGACAACAACGTGGACTTCCAAGAGTTCATGATTTTACCAGTTGGCGCTCCTAGCTTTAAAGAAGCAATCCGTATGGGTGCTGAAGTATTCCACAGCTTGAAAAAAGTTCTTTCTGGTAAAGGTTTAAATACTGCTGTAGGTGACGAAGGTGGATTCGCTCCAAACCTTGGTTCTAACCGTGAAGCATTAGAAGTAATCATCGAAGCAATCAAAGCTGCTGGATATGAGCCTGGCAAAGATATCTTCCTTGGTATGGACGTTGCTTCTTCTGAGTTCTTTAACAAAAAAACAGGCAAATATGATCTTGCTGGTGAAGGTCGCACAGGCTTAACTTCTGAAGAAATGGTTACTTTCTATGAAGAGCTTGTTAACGAATTCCCAATCCTTTCTATCGAAGACGGTTTAGATGAAAACGACTGGGAAGGTCACAAATTGTTGACTGACCGTATTGGTAGTCGCGTACAACTTGTTGGTGACGATTTGTTCGTTACAAACACTAAAAAGCTTGCTGAAGGTATTGAAAAAGGTATCTCTAACTCAATCTTAATTAAAGTTAACCAAATCGGTACTTTAACTGAAACTTTTGAAGCAATCGAAATGGCTAAGCGTGCAGGCTATACTGCAGTTGTTTCTCACCGTTCTGGTGAAACAGAAGATGCTACAATCGCTGACATCGCTGTTGCAACTAACGCTGGTCAAATCAAAACTGGTTCTATGTCTCGTACAGACCGTATTGCGAAATACAACCAACTTCTTCGTATCGAAGACGATCTTGGCGAATTAGCTGTATATGACGGTTTGAAATCTTTTTATAACTTGAAGAAGTAA
- a CDS encoding alpha/beta hydrolase encodes MKIVAAKPFTFKAGKRAVLLLHGFTGNTADVRILGRFLENKGYTCHAPLYKGHGVPPEMLVQTGPEDWWKDVMGGYELLKSMGHEEIAVGGLSLGGVFSLKLGYTVPIKGIIPMCAPMYIKSEEVMFKGILEFAREYKQREGKSAQQIEMEMDEYQKTPMNTLKALQTLISGVRQNVDMIYAPTFVVQARNDHMINTDSANIIYNEVESHIKEIKWYEESGHVITLDKERDQLHEDIYRFLERLDWKE; translated from the coding sequence ATGAAAATTGTTGCAGCAAAACCATTTACTTTTAAAGCTGGGAAAAGAGCGGTGTTATTGCTGCATGGGTTTACCGGGAATACAGCAGATGTTCGGATCCTCGGTCGTTTTCTTGAAAATAAAGGATATACTTGCCACGCACCGCTCTATAAAGGGCATGGAGTACCACCAGAGATGTTAGTTCAAACAGGTCCAGAGGATTGGTGGAAGGATGTAATGGGCGGGTATGAACTATTAAAATCAATGGGACATGAGGAAATTGCCGTTGGGGGACTTTCGTTAGGCGGCGTATTTTCTTTGAAATTGGGTTACACTGTTCCTATAAAGGGAATTATTCCGATGTGTGCTCCGATGTACATAAAAAGTGAAGAGGTTATGTTTAAAGGAATACTGGAGTTCGCAAGAGAATATAAACAACGTGAAGGAAAATCGGCTCAACAGATCGAAATGGAAATGGATGAATATCAAAAAACACCGATGAATACATTGAAGGCTTTGCAAACACTTATTTCGGGGGTTCGCCAAAATGTTGATATGATATACGCACCTACATTTGTGGTTCAGGCTCGGAACGATCATATGATCAACACAGACAGTGCCAATATTATATATAACGAAGTAGAGTCCCACATAAAAGAAATAAAGTGGTATGAGGAATCGGGACATGTTATCACTCTTGATAAAGAACGGGATCAATTACATGAAGATATTTATCGGTTTTTAGAACGCCTTGATTGGAAAGAATAA
- the rnr gene encoding ribonuclease R, with the protein MEEIQQHVDRLLQYMKDEAYKPLTVQELEEAFGIEDSAAFKDFVKALVVMEEKGLVLRTRSNRYGLPEKMNLVRGKLAGHAKGFAFVIPDEPGMDDIFIPPNETNNALHGDIVLARVSSGASGQRREGTIVRILERGIQQIVGTYSESKNFGFVLPDDKKFTSDIFIPKSVSMGAVDGHKVVVKLTTYPEGRKSAEGEIIQILGHKNDPGVDILSVIHKHGLPLGFEEEVLNQANQTPESIDESEIANRRDLRNEVIVTIDGADAKDLDDAVQVSKLENGHYKLGVHIADVTYYVTEGSPIDLEARDRGTSVYLVDRVIPMIPHRLSNGICSLNPKVDRLTLSCTMEITPDGEVVHHEIFQSVIKTTERMTYSDVNKILTDKDEELLKRYEPLVPMFETMEELAEVLRKKRMHRGAIDFDFKEAKVLVDEEGKPTDVVLRERSVAEKLIEEFMLAANETVAEHFHWLEVPFIYRIHEDPKEDKLRRFFEFITNFGYIVKGTANSVHPRALQEIIEEVRGKPEEMVISTVMLRSMQQAKYDPESLGHFGLSTEFYTHFTSPIRRYPDLIVHRLIRTYLIEGKLDPATREKWDAILPDIALHSSKMERRSVDAERETDDLKKAEFMADKIGEEYDGIISSVTNFGLFVELPNTIEGLVHVSYMTDDYYRFDDRHFAMIGERTGNVFRIGDEITIRVINVNKDERSIDFEIVGMKGTPRRERSGTPRVFKTGSDQKKPRQSKSRPEASAKSSSPQNGKKKKKSYDNASKAKREGKKKKR; encoded by the coding sequence ATGGAAGAAATACAGCAACATGTTGACAGGCTTTTGCAATATATGAAGGATGAAGCCTATAAGCCGCTAACAGTCCAGGAGCTTGAAGAGGCATTTGGGATTGAGGATTCGGCGGCGTTTAAAGATTTTGTAAAAGCGCTTGTGGTGATGGAAGAAAAGGGACTAGTTTTAAGAACCCGCAGTAACCGTTATGGACTGCCTGAAAAAATGAATTTAGTTCGTGGGAAATTAGCGGGTCATGCAAAGGGATTTGCGTTTGTTATCCCGGATGAACCTGGAATGGATGATATTTTTATCCCACCTAATGAAACGAATAACGCTTTACATGGTGATATTGTATTAGCACGTGTATCATCGGGAGCCTCTGGTCAACGTCGAGAAGGTACGATTGTCCGAATTCTTGAAAGAGGCATTCAGCAAATTGTGGGAACGTACTCAGAAAGTAAGAATTTTGGATTTGTGCTTCCGGATGATAAGAAGTTTACTAGCGATATTTTTATCCCAAAATCAGTATCTATGGGTGCTGTGGATGGGCATAAGGTAGTTGTTAAGTTGACGACTTATCCAGAAGGTAGAAAAAGTGCAGAGGGAGAAATTATCCAAATCCTTGGTCATAAAAATGACCCAGGAGTGGATATCCTGTCGGTAATTCATAAACACGGTTTACCCCTTGGATTTGAAGAGGAAGTGCTCAACCAAGCGAACCAAACCCCTGAATCAATTGACGAAAGTGAAATTGCTAATCGTCGTGACCTTCGTAATGAGGTTATTGTCACGATTGATGGAGCAGATGCAAAAGATTTAGATGACGCTGTTCAAGTTAGTAAGCTGGAAAATGGACATTATAAGTTAGGGGTTCATATTGCTGACGTCACCTATTATGTTACAGAGGGTTCGCCGATTGATCTTGAAGCACGGGACAGAGGTACGAGTGTTTATTTAGTTGACCGTGTCATTCCAATGATACCACACCGGCTATCTAATGGAATTTGTTCATTAAATCCAAAGGTGGATCGGTTAACCCTTTCTTGTACGATGGAAATTACACCAGACGGAGAAGTCGTCCACCATGAAATTTTCCAAAGTGTGATTAAAACGACTGAACGAATGACATACTCCGATGTAAATAAAATCCTTACCGACAAAGATGAGGAATTGTTAAAACGTTATGAACCTCTCGTTCCCATGTTTGAAACAATGGAAGAGCTTGCTGAAGTTTTACGAAAAAAGCGGATGCACCGTGGTGCGATCGATTTTGATTTTAAAGAAGCCAAGGTTTTGGTGGATGAAGAAGGAAAACCAACCGATGTGGTCCTTCGAGAACGTTCAGTTGCTGAAAAGCTAATTGAAGAGTTTATGTTGGCTGCAAATGAAACAGTTGCCGAGCATTTCCATTGGTTAGAAGTTCCGTTTATTTACCGAATTCACGAGGATCCGAAAGAGGATAAGCTCAGACGTTTCTTTGAGTTTATCACCAACTTTGGGTATATCGTAAAAGGGACCGCTAACTCGGTTCATCCAAGAGCACTTCAGGAAATTATTGAAGAGGTTCGCGGGAAGCCAGAGGAAATGGTTATCTCCACTGTGATGTTGCGGTCGATGCAACAGGCAAAATATGATCCAGAAAGCCTAGGCCATTTCGGACTTTCTACTGAGTTTTATACCCATTTCACATCACCTATTCGGAGATATCCTGACTTGATTGTGCATCGGTTGATTCGAACGTATTTAATTGAGGGTAAATTAGATCCTGCGACTAGAGAAAAATGGGATGCAATCCTTCCAGATATCGCGTTGCATTCTTCGAAAATGGAGCGTCGTTCAGTGGATGCTGAACGGGAAACGGATGACCTTAAGAAGGCTGAGTTTATGGCCGATAAAATTGGTGAAGAGTATGATGGAATCATTAGTTCTGTCACGAACTTTGGGTTATTTGTAGAACTGCCAAATACAATCGAAGGTCTTGTTCATGTAAGTTACATGACCGATGATTATTATCGCTTTGATGATCGTCATTTTGCGATGATTGGAGAACGGACAGGGAATGTTTTCCGGATTGGTGATGAGATTACGATTCGAGTGATTAACGTCAATAAGGATGAACGCTCGATTGATTTCGAAATTGTCGGCATGAAGGGTACACCTCGTCGAGAACGCAGTGGTACACCGCGCGTCTTTAAGACGGGTAGCGATCAAAAAAAACCACGTCAAAGCAAGAGCCGGCCAGAAGCTTCAGCTAAGTCTTCTTCACCGCAAAACGGGAAGAAAAAGAAGAAAAGCTACGATAATGCTTCAAAGGCGAAAAGGGAAGGTAAGAAAAAAAAACGGTAA
- a CDS encoding IS110 family transposase codes for MKFKMQNKQNQLIERISVKHLVVGIDIAQQLHVARAVNFRGIVVGDPLTFTNNEEGFSSLLKWINNLQRINNLDESIVGMEPTGHYWINLSKWLFKHNIEVVTVNPYLVKRNKENRDNTQSKSDKKDALVIADMVKNGYYSEVRPTSESFEKLRVLMSNRDVVVKRLVSSTNQLNRWVDIVFPELRQVFKDITAKGAIATLRLFPSPVELGTMEPEEVIMGWKSIMKRQPGLKKALLLIQVAGKSVGTKQALDAYKFHLEQLLEEYDLALKQLERVEEQVTDALLKIPFAYKLLAIKGISVISLAGILGEAGDLSGFSHGNSLLRHAGLHLAEASSGKWKGQIVISKRGRSRLRRFLYLATMSLVVNNPEFKAIHSYNVKVKKMKKMKSIMKLIGKLARIFVGIARRNEFYCPEKVNHIIVLAA; via the coding sequence TTGAAGTTTAAAATGCAAAACAAACAAAATCAACTAATAGAAAGAATTTCCGTTAAACATCTTGTTGTTGGGATAGATATTGCTCAACAATTACATGTAGCCCGAGCTGTTAATTTCCGCGGAATTGTAGTTGGTGATCCACTTACATTTACTAATAATGAAGAAGGATTTTCTAGTTTATTAAAATGGATTAATAATCTTCAAAGAATAAACAATTTAGATGAATCTATTGTTGGGATGGAACCTACTGGACACTATTGGATTAATCTTTCAAAATGGCTTTTTAAGCATAATATTGAAGTGGTAACGGTAAATCCCTATTTAGTAAAAAGAAATAAAGAAAATCGTGATAATACTCAATCTAAAAGTGATAAAAAAGATGCTTTGGTTATAGCTGATATGGTGAAAAACGGTTACTACTCTGAGGTTAGGCCTACATCTGAGTCATTTGAAAAACTTAGGGTTCTTATGTCTAATCGTGATGTAGTTGTTAAGCGTCTCGTAAGTTCTACTAACCAATTAAATCGGTGGGTAGATATTGTATTTCCCGAACTCCGACAGGTGTTTAAAGATATTACCGCTAAAGGGGCAATTGCAACCCTTCGTCTATTCCCATCCCCTGTAGAATTAGGAACTATGGAGCCCGAGGAAGTAATAATGGGTTGGAAATCAATCATGAAGAGACAACCTGGTTTAAAAAAGGCACTATTACTCATTCAGGTAGCTGGAAAATCAGTTGGAACAAAGCAAGCACTTGATGCTTATAAATTTCATTTGGAACAATTATTAGAGGAATATGATTTAGCTTTAAAACAACTCGAAAGAGTGGAGGAACAAGTTACTGATGCTCTATTAAAGATCCCTTTCGCTTATAAATTACTTGCCATTAAAGGCATTAGTGTAATTTCATTGGCAGGTATTTTAGGTGAGGCAGGAGATTTAAGTGGTTTTTCTCATGGGAATTCTTTGCTTCGCCATGCTGGATTACACTTAGCTGAAGCAAGTTCAGGGAAGTGGAAAGGTCAAATTGTCATCTCTAAGCGAGGAAGGTCTAGACTACGACGTTTCCTATATTTAGCTACAATGAGTCTTGTAGTGAATAATCCGGAATTTAAAGCAATACACTCCTATAATGTAAAAGTAAAAAAGATGAAGAAAATGAAGTCAATCATGAAATTGATTGGGAAACTTGCGAGGATTTTTGTGGGCATCGCTCGCCGAAATGAGTTCTACTGTCCTGAAAAAGTTAACCACATTATTGTGTTGGCAGCATAG